One Persicobacter psychrovividus DNA window includes the following coding sequences:
- a CDS encoding AAA domain-containing protein, protein MENAQLSKAFVGSLESKLKVGNLRAIHLNATPGRRRNRLDLIDLKKVEEKLPQDLLTDLLTKPKFSHKIAVNSKQLTLLSEEQLSQADKALGKLKNLHMDLTSDFQEHGVNSLGFGYPMLIARNPNMPKQLICAPLFIWRLDLEKDPRNLNDWKIKKNEDHPIIINEQLRSYIESEFGGLKLPEIPEGMLDDNLIDEGELLQMVNTIMATLKAQQVEAIPELSATPDKARMENLTGSTPWIAWSGVFGMFRAQRESIIYDLKHVQDHFEDFKETEDHDSYRAFTTSSVTVDPSQEKLIHLLGEERKLIIQGPPGTGKSQSLTAIITNALENNARCLVVCEKKTALEVLKNNLAKIGLDHLCVVIDDVNKDRKKVVDAIRNIVDGKNELPFGNLSVNDYEMARSRFEKIKVQANQQYHHATAKVLGDFSWKDAIAKKMSAEKKLSDGQPEQLPQQGSLAFTIEELASLEDQIRDAQYLFEAIGQLDCSLKLFKATVFERKFSQTLRNELDGKLVQVQENLKTLHKQLAKAETSFGDKLWDQKSQGGLLFFIKSIFNSKLKQMKATATELEQQALKLDASLSALISNHPVEGIQSGEDISRFVSENESLLEQLQADMRSYKPFHDWQYFKSQTAHQQARVLIDHLEQVPVADWYNCFQYWYFNSLLLAKEHEQVGVQNQDDRLLRQLNELTAEIQKHQAQYIITQQSKKVQQTLSQKNRQSLKLLFNYRKNKAHQSKTSLRKILDREFDLFTDFFPVTMVNPVVCSSIIPMQADLYDLVIFDEASQIRLEDSYAALMRGKFKIVSGDVHQMPPSSYFSKGGEAAEEEEGDEEDVALAGSESLLTFAKDSSFKFSYLDFHYRSKHPHLIDFSNAAFYGGRLVPMPNSKNYSPIKFHEVNGLYENRTNPTEAMEIVKFLANEIKPDQQGQLPSVGVATFNMDQRNLIWDMIFKACEESAEFSKKLQALTAAGFFVKNLENIQGDERDIIMLSTTFGCNAEGKFRQIFGQLNNVTKGYKLLNVIVTRAKEQLHVFSSFPSESYAKYLDEIATSGNNGKGILYAYLAYARACSNGNEEERQGILNHLQQYSAESSSAAEVGENETESPFEQEVYEYLLDFFPKESIVLQYPFGGFRLDFVLKNSKGEPVICLEADGKKFHESDEAYRYDLHRQNILEQHGFKVYRIWSTNWWQDPLGEIQKLRRYAEQYLN, encoded by the coding sequence ATGGAGAATGCGCAGTTAAGTAAAGCGTTTGTTGGTTCTTTGGAGAGTAAACTGAAGGTTGGGAATTTAAGAGCGATTCACCTGAATGCTACGCCAGGCCGAAGGAGAAATAGGCTCGACCTGATAGATCTGAAGAAAGTGGAGGAAAAATTACCTCAGGATCTTCTAACTGATTTGCTTACCAAACCGAAGTTTAGTCATAAAATAGCCGTCAATAGTAAGCAGCTTACCTTGCTTTCGGAAGAGCAACTGTCGCAGGCGGATAAGGCTTTAGGGAAACTCAAAAACCTCCATATGGATTTAACTTCTGATTTTCAGGAGCATGGGGTCAATAGCCTCGGTTTTGGGTATCCGATGTTAATCGCCCGAAATCCCAATATGCCCAAACAGTTGATTTGCGCCCCGCTTTTTATATGGCGTTTGGACCTTGAGAAAGATCCCCGAAATCTCAACGACTGGAAAATCAAAAAGAATGAAGATCATCCGATCATTATCAATGAGCAATTACGCTCTTATATTGAATCAGAATTTGGCGGGCTGAAATTGCCTGAAATTCCTGAAGGGATGCTGGATGACAACCTCATTGATGAGGGTGAATTATTGCAGATGGTGAATACCATCATGGCTACCCTCAAAGCACAACAAGTGGAGGCGATTCCTGAACTTTCCGCCACACCCGATAAAGCCCGGATGGAAAACCTGACGGGCTCCACCCCATGGATTGCCTGGAGTGGTGTTTTTGGCATGTTCCGTGCACAGCGCGAGAGTATTATTTATGACCTGAAGCACGTGCAGGATCATTTTGAGGATTTTAAAGAAACGGAAGACCACGACTCTTACCGCGCATTCACTACCTCCTCGGTAACAGTGGACCCAAGTCAGGAGAAGCTGATTCATTTGTTGGGTGAGGAACGAAAGCTCATTATTCAGGGCCCTCCCGGCACAGGGAAAAGCCAATCGCTAACGGCCATTATTACCAATGCACTGGAAAATAATGCCCGCTGTCTGGTGGTATGTGAAAAGAAAACAGCCCTTGAAGTCCTTAAAAATAACCTTGCCAAAATCGGGCTCGATCACCTGTGTGTCGTTATCGATGACGTTAATAAGGACCGAAAAAAAGTGGTGGACGCTATCCGAAATATTGTCGATGGTAAGAACGAACTGCCTTTCGGGAATCTGAGTGTCAATGATTATGAGATGGCACGCAGCCGTTTCGAGAAAATCAAAGTGCAGGCCAATCAGCAGTATCACCATGCTACGGCCAAGGTGCTTGGCGATTTCTCGTGGAAGGATGCCATTGCCAAAAAAATGAGTGCGGAGAAGAAACTCTCCGATGGGCAACCGGAGCAATTGCCCCAACAGGGAAGTCTTGCCTTTACGATTGAAGAGCTCGCAAGTTTGGAAGATCAGATCAGGGATGCACAATATTTGTTTGAAGCCATCGGGCAGCTTGATTGTAGTTTGAAGTTATTCAAAGCCACTGTTTTTGAGCGGAAATTTTCTCAGACCCTGAGAAATGAACTGGATGGCAAGCTCGTGCAGGTTCAGGAAAATCTTAAAACCCTCCATAAGCAGTTGGCGAAGGCTGAAACAAGTTTTGGCGACAAACTCTGGGATCAGAAATCTCAGGGAGGATTGTTGTTTTTCATCAAGTCGATTTTCAACAGTAAGCTGAAACAGATGAAAGCAACAGCAACGGAGTTGGAACAACAAGCATTGAAGCTTGATGCCTCCTTGAGCGCCCTGATCAGTAATCATCCGGTGGAAGGCATTCAGTCTGGTGAGGACATCAGTAGGTTTGTCAGCGAGAATGAGTCATTGCTGGAGCAATTGCAGGCAGACATGAGATCCTACAAACCGTTCCACGACTGGCAATATTTTAAATCGCAAACAGCCCATCAGCAGGCACGGGTTCTAATAGATCATCTCGAACAGGTACCTGTTGCAGACTGGTACAACTGCTTTCAGTATTGGTATTTCAACAGTTTACTGTTGGCTAAAGAGCATGAACAAGTAGGGGTGCAGAATCAGGATGATCGATTGTTGCGGCAGCTGAATGAGCTTACGGCAGAAATTCAAAAGCATCAGGCGCAATACATCATCACGCAGCAATCTAAAAAAGTTCAGCAGACCCTCTCGCAGAAAAATCGGCAGAGCCTGAAATTATTGTTCAACTATCGGAAAAATAAAGCCCACCAAAGCAAGACGTCGCTAAGGAAAATTCTTGATCGGGAGTTTGATCTCTTCACCGATTTCTTTCCTGTAACAATGGTTAACCCCGTAGTTTGCAGTTCTATCATTCCTATGCAGGCAGACCTTTACGATCTCGTGATTTTTGATGAAGCTTCGCAGATTCGCCTTGAGGATTCCTATGCTGCACTGATGCGTGGCAAGTTTAAAATTGTTTCTGGCGATGTGCATCAAATGCCTCCTTCTTCTTATTTCAGCAAGGGTGGAGAAGCGGCAGAAGAAGAGGAGGGCGACGAGGAAGATGTGGCCCTGGCCGGTAGCGAGTCTTTACTGACTTTCGCCAAAGACAGCTCCTTTAAGTTTTCTTACCTTGATTTCCATTACCGCTCGAAACACCCACATCTGATTGATTTTTCAAATGCGGCATTTTATGGCGGTCGTTTGGTGCCTATGCCGAATTCAAAAAATTATTCGCCCATTAAGTTTCATGAGGTGAATGGGCTTTATGAAAACCGTACCAATCCAACGGAGGCCATGGAAATCGTGAAGTTCCTGGCCAATGAAATTAAGCCTGATCAGCAGGGGCAACTTCCTTCTGTGGGGGTGGCAACTTTCAATATGGATCAGCGGAATTTAATCTGGGACATGATTTTCAAGGCTTGTGAGGAGTCTGCTGAATTTTCCAAAAAATTACAGGCCCTGACTGCCGCAGGATTTTTCGTGAAAAACCTGGAGAATATTCAAGGCGATGAGCGTGATATAATTATGTTATCAACCACCTTTGGTTGTAATGCTGAAGGGAAATTCCGGCAAATTTTTGGGCAGCTGAACAATGTAACTAAAGGTTATAAGCTGCTCAATGTAATTGTCACCAGGGCCAAAGAACAGCTTCATGTGTTCAGCTCTTTTCCAAGTGAATCCTATGCAAAGTATTTGGATGAAATTGCAACTTCTGGCAACAATGGAAAGGGAATTCTATATGCTTATTTGGCTTATGCGCGTGCCTGTTCTAATGGAAATGAAGAGGAGCGACAAGGGATTTTAAATCATCTGCAACAGTATTCTGCAGAAAGCAGTTCTGCCGCGGAGGTGGGAGAAAATGAAACAGAATCCCCTTTTGAGCAGGAAGTTTATGAATACCTGCTGGATTTCTTCCCAAAAGAGTCGATCGTGTTGCAATATCCTTTTGGTGGGTTCAGACTTGATTTTGTGTTGAAAAATTCAAAAGGGGAGCCTGTGATTTGTTTGGAAGCCGATGGTAAAAAATTCCACGAGTCTGATGAGGCTTATCGTTACGACCTCCACCGTCAGAATATTCTTGAGCAGCACGGGTTCAAAGTCTATCGAATTTGGTCTACAAATTGGTGGCAAGATCCTTTGGGTGAAATTCAGAAGTTAAGACGCTACGCTGAACAGTATTTAAATTAA
- a CDS encoding HAMP domain-containing sensor histidine kinase produces MNLSISNIRQLLGFDNRFSFEEKLLNGFSLTGSLIGISILPAAFLGVFGQLPIITISLLFSISCGCYYLNRFRRDFLKALYGFCGLFTFLLLFEWYTMGGVHGTASVGIIGCNVALLLLMPKNLIGKYIIAFSALLLAMLLTERFLPDSIMGEPVNFDTRQAQLISIFVLSTFATYFFKKEEFRRKTELLLNNQIQRHLVSAIENSYLMASFDENRNMLYLSKSASQVLPFNTQTELTLFLHRLVNERIQSEADHVVKELQLTFNQQEKYLDTIFHQGQENQQRFYHLIIHDITDRKNHEITLQQALNHQAEMNELKTKFVTMVSHQFRTPLATIQSASELLEIEGGCHPLPKNSPKRYSQIYESVESLRQMMERMLDFGSLESANPTLKVTPCCLKALIEDQIKKHLNAFPEKRNVNFKAPQNDRKVNLDFYLFQHIVSNLICNALKYSNSENEVITISLTYQEDDFQLTIADQGIGIPADDLKNLFMPFFRATNTENHKGTGIGLSFVKQFVELHKGTIGVESVLGVGTTFKINIPYLLESEKSAPQK; encoded by the coding sequence ATGAACCTATCCATTTCAAATATCCGTCAGTTGCTTGGCTTCGACAATCGGTTTTCCTTTGAAGAAAAACTACTGAATGGTTTTTCCTTGACGGGAAGTCTTATTGGAATCTCCATACTTCCCGCAGCTTTTTTGGGTGTTTTCGGTCAATTGCCCATCATTACAATCAGCTTGCTGTTTTCCATCAGCTGTGGGTGTTATTACCTTAACCGGTTCAGGAGAGACTTTCTAAAAGCACTCTATGGATTTTGTGGCTTATTCACCTTTTTACTCCTTTTTGAATGGTACACCATGGGTGGTGTTCATGGTACAGCGAGTGTCGGGATCATTGGCTGTAATGTTGCGCTATTGCTTTTAATGCCTAAAAATTTAATTGGGAAGTACATCATCGCCTTCAGCGCATTGCTCCTCGCCATGTTACTGACCGAACGATTTTTACCCGATAGCATCATGGGCGAGCCCGTCAATTTTGATACTCGACAGGCACAACTCATTTCGATTTTCGTTTTGTCCACATTTGCTACTTACTTCTTCAAAAAAGAGGAGTTCCGAAGAAAAACCGAATTGTTACTCAATAACCAAATTCAACGACACCTGGTATCTGCCATTGAAAATAGTTACCTGATGGCCTCTTTTGATGAAAACAGAAACATGCTTTACCTCAGCAAATCGGCCTCACAGGTGCTGCCGTTCAACACCCAAACCGAACTCACCCTGTTTTTACACCGATTGGTAAATGAAAGAATACAATCCGAGGCGGATCATGTCGTCAAAGAGTTACAACTTACTTTCAATCAACAGGAGAAATATCTTGACACCATTTTTCATCAGGGGCAGGAAAACCAGCAGCGGTTCTACCACCTGATCATTCATGATATCACAGATCGAAAAAACCATGAGATCACGCTTCAACAGGCATTGAACCACCAGGCAGAGATGAATGAACTGAAAACGAAATTTGTAACGATGGTTTCTCATCAGTTCAGAACCCCACTTGCCACAATTCAGTCTGCAAGCGAATTACTTGAAATTGAAGGCGGTTGCCATCCGCTTCCAAAAAACTCGCCAAAGCGATACTCCCAAATCTACGAATCCGTTGAGTCCCTTCGTCAGATGATGGAGCGGATGCTCGATTTCGGTAGCCTTGAGTCGGCAAACCCGACCTTGAAAGTTACCCCCTGTTGCCTAAAAGCACTCATAGAAGATCAAATCAAAAAACACCTGAACGCCTTCCCTGAAAAAAGGAATGTCAACTTTAAAGCGCCTCAAAATGATCGCAAGGTCAATTTGGACTTTTATCTATTTCAGCATATTGTGTCTAATCTGATTTGTAACGCCCTGAAATATTCCAACAGTGAAAATGAGGTGATCACCATTTCGTTAACCTATCAGGAAGATGATTTTCAGCTTACCATCGCCGATCAGGGCATTGGCATTCCTGCTGATGATTTGAAAAATTTGTTCATGCCCTTTTTCCGTGCCACCAATACCGAAAATCATAAGGGAACGGGTATCGGCCTGTCGTTTGTGAAGCAGTTTGTTGAACTCCACAAGGGGACGATCGGCGTGGAAAGTGTCCTTGGCGTCGGTACCACATTCAAAATCAATATTCCATACCTTTTGGAATCAGAAAAAAGTGCCCCTCAAAAATAA
- a CDS encoding HAMP domain-containing sensor histidine kinase encodes MKQQLHQLRTLLGFNDSFIFEEKLLHGFSFLGAIIGLINFPMAVAGVYPKAAILTTIILFGTNSAVFICSRIFKKFNAAIIIFVLMASTLFIYEWRTMGGVRGTYGIAMLGFNIATMLLMPKKLIGKYILYIFSVAGAIFLIERYYPSVIIGPPVDFHTRQMQLFFMLIISTLSAYIFKKEEYHRKMQLLIKSRIQRHLVSAIEDKYIMASFDEEYQLIYLSNSAQSLLPFPDKKAMEQFLVTTAKSFMMQSSANRSKVLSLNEDGKDRFFDIHFHLEQEDRSQFTHLIIHDITQRKKDEITLQKALNHQAEINQMKTKFVSMVSHQFRTPLTTIQSACELLQMNQQSVNQPQKHHTQIFESVNSLKEMMERLLDFGRMENSNPILRREPCNIVEIIKDQIQKLTTSTYNGRSIQFQTKGQTQEVAVDYYLYQHICSNLMCNALKYSPSNSVIEVTLIFGASSCSLVVQDYGIGIPAEDQKKLFEPFYRASNTENHKGTGIGLSFVKQFVEIHDGQISLESELNLGTIMTVTIPYQTENELQSVHQQTKVST; translated from the coding sequence ATGAAGCAACAACTCCATCAACTAAGAACTTTACTGGGCTTTAACGATAGTTTTATTTTTGAGGAAAAACTATTGCATGGCTTCTCATTTTTAGGAGCGATTATTGGGTTGATAAATTTCCCTATGGCGGTTGCTGGAGTGTACCCCAAAGCAGCCATCCTGACAACCATTATTCTTTTCGGCACCAATTCAGCTGTCTTTATCTGTTCACGGATTTTCAAAAAATTTAATGCTGCCATCATCATATTTGTACTGATGGCCTCTACCCTTTTTATTTACGAATGGCGAACGATGGGTGGCGTGCGAGGAACCTATGGCATAGCGATGTTGGGGTTCAATATTGCCACCATGCTGTTAATGCCCAAGAAACTCATCGGGAAATACATCCTTTATATTTTCTCGGTAGCGGGTGCCATTTTTCTCATCGAGCGGTATTACCCCTCCGTTATTATTGGCCCGCCTGTCGATTTCCATACCCGCCAAATGCAACTCTTTTTTATGCTGATCATCAGCACGCTTTCAGCCTATATTTTTAAAAAGGAGGAGTACCACCGAAAAATGCAATTACTGATCAAATCAAGGATTCAGCGCCACCTTGTATCAGCCATTGAGGATAAATACATTATGGCTTCTTTTGATGAAGAATACCAGCTGATTTACCTCAGTAACTCGGCACAATCCCTGCTCCCTTTTCCTGATAAAAAAGCCATGGAGCAATTTTTGGTAACTACGGCCAAATCATTTATGATGCAGTCAAGTGCCAACAGATCAAAAGTTCTCTCGCTCAATGAAGATGGTAAAGATCGCTTTTTTGACATTCATTTTCATTTGGAACAGGAAGACCGATCTCAGTTCACACACCTGATTATTCATGATATTACTCAAAGGAAAAAAGATGAAATAACCTTGCAGAAGGCCCTTAACCATCAGGCGGAAATCAACCAAATGAAAACCAAATTTGTCAGTATGGTTTCTCATCAATTTCGCACCCCACTGACAACCATACAATCTGCCTGCGAGCTTTTGCAGATGAATCAGCAGTCTGTTAACCAGCCACAGAAACACCACACCCAAATTTTTGAGTCCGTCAATTCCCTGAAAGAAATGATGGAAAGACTGCTTGATTTTGGGCGGATGGAGAACAGCAACCCGATATTACGGCGCGAGCCTTGCAATATTGTCGAAATCATTAAAGATCAGATTCAAAAACTGACGACCTCCACCTACAATGGCAGAAGTATTCAATTTCAGACCAAAGGACAGACTCAAGAGGTTGCTGTTGATTATTATCTCTATCAACATATTTGCAGTAATTTGATGTGTAATGCACTGAAATACTCACCATCAAATTCAGTGATCGAGGTAACGCTCATTTTTGGGGCATCTTCTTGTTCTTTGGTTGTGCAGGATTATGGCATCGGTATTCCTGCGGAAGATCAAAAAAAATTATTTGAGCCCTTCTATCGGGCATCGAACACAGAAAACCACAAAGGGACGGGTATCGGCCTGTCGTTTGTCAAGCAATTTGTTGAAATACACGACGGACAAATTAGTCTTGAAAGCGAGCTCAACCTTGGCACGATCATGACGGTGACTATCCCCTATCAAACCGAAAATGAACTGCAATCCGTTCATCAACAAACGAAGGTTTCCACTTAA
- a CDS encoding acetate kinase, translated as MNILVLNCGSSSIKFQLFNTETREVKITGLVEKVGLAGAFLTIKDNNGKKVVFDGEINDHTQGIEYVLGIITSKKHGVIADMNEIDAVGHRVTHGGEHFKKSTLITDSVREDIKKLFDLAPLHNPANMMGISAIDTLLPEVPQVAVFDTAFHQTMPAKAYMYAIPYQLYKKYGIRRYGFHGTSHQYVAERACEVLGWDITTKKIITCHLGGGASVTAIENGKSVDTSMGMTPTEGMIMGTRAGDVDLGVLTYIMIQEGIDANAANSLINKRSGMLGVSGISSDMRDILEGMKNGNERAQLAYDMYCQRIAKYVGSYTAVMKGVDLILFTGGIGENAFYVRKDVSDHFPYLGVELNDELNATTFGTETEISTPDSKVKVMVLPTNEEFMIARDTEEIVNAL; from the coding sequence ATGAATATTCTTGTTCTAAATTGTGGAAGTTCTTCCATCAAGTTTCAATTATTTAACACAGAAACCCGTGAGGTGAAAATCACTGGTTTGGTGGAGAAAGTAGGTCTTGCAGGTGCATTCCTTACAATCAAAGACAACAACGGTAAAAAAGTTGTTTTCGATGGTGAAATTAATGACCACACTCAAGGAATTGAGTATGTATTAGGAATTATCACCTCTAAGAAGCATGGTGTTATTGCTGATATGAATGAAATTGATGCTGTTGGTCATCGTGTAACACATGGTGGTGAGCACTTCAAAAAATCAACCTTAATTACCGACAGTGTACGTGAGGACATCAAGAAATTGTTCGACCTTGCGCCATTGCACAACCCTGCAAACATGATGGGAATCAGTGCGATCGATACCCTTCTTCCTGAGGTTCCTCAGGTAGCTGTATTCGATACCGCTTTCCACCAGACCATGCCTGCAAAAGCTTACATGTATGCGATCCCTTACCAGTTGTACAAAAAATATGGTATCCGTCGTTACGGTTTCCATGGTACTTCTCACCAGTATGTAGCAGAACGCGCATGTGAAGTGTTGGGATGGGACATCACGACCAAGAAAATCATTACTTGCCACTTGGGTGGTGGTGCTTCGGTAACTGCAATCGAAAATGGTAAGTCTGTTGATACTTCAATGGGAATGACCCCTACGGAAGGTATGATCATGGGTACACGTGCTGGTGATGTTGATTTGGGTGTTTTGACCTACATCATGATTCAGGAAGGAATCGATGCCAATGCAGCCAATAGCTTGATCAACAAAAGATCGGGTATGTTGGGCGTTTCAGGTATCTCTTCCGATATGCGTGATATTCTTGAAGGCATGAAAAATGGCAACGAACGTGCACAGTTGGCTTATGACATGTACTGTCAGCGTATTGCCAAGTATGTAGGTTCTTATACTGCTGTGATGAAAGGTGTTGATTTGATTCTTTTCACTGGTGGTATTGGCGAAAATGCTTTCTATGTACGTAAAGATGTTTCTGATCACTTCCCATATTTGGGTGTTGAACTTAATGATGAGTTGAATGCAACCACATTTGGTACTGAAACTGAAATTTCTACACCAGATTCTAAAGTGAAGGTAATGGTATTGCCTACAAACGAAGAATTTATGATTGCCCGCGACACCGAGGAAATCGTAAATGCGCTTTAA
- a CDS encoding acetate kinase encodes MKILVLNCGSSSIKYQLLNMPEATELANGIVEKIGLSGSFLKTKDKNGNKVILEGDIMDHTAGIEYVLGVLKSERFGVVSSLEEIQAVGHRVVHGGETFKDSAIVTPEVLKEIEKCIDLAPLHNPPNLLGIKSMMDILPGVPQVAVFDTAFHQSMPAHSYMYAIPYELYKKYGIRRYGFHGTSHKYVSRRACEILGLDYNKAKIISCHLGGGASIAAIDGGRSVDTSMGLTPVEGMIMGTRAGDLDLGVLTFIMKKEDISVNTANTLINKRSGVLGITGISSDMRDIELEAFEKGNDRAQLALDMYDYRIKKYIGGYAVAMGGVDAIIFTGGVGENGDVTRAGVCRGLEFMGVDFDHEVNKSFRAEERIITKPDSKVKVMVVPTNEELVIAEDSYRLTVVEAVEA; translated from the coding sequence ATGAAGATTTTAGTATTAAACTGCGGGAGTTCTTCGATAAAATATCAGTTACTGAACATGCCTGAAGCCACGGAACTGGCCAATGGTATTGTAGAAAAAATTGGATTGTCGGGGTCCTTCCTCAAAACAAAAGATAAGAATGGTAATAAAGTAATTTTGGAAGGTGACATCATGGATCACACTGCAGGTATAGAATATGTACTTGGAGTATTGAAAAGTGAGCGCTTTGGCGTGGTAAGTTCACTGGAAGAAATTCAAGCAGTAGGTCACCGTGTGGTACATGGCGGAGAAACCTTTAAGGACTCAGCCATTGTTACTCCTGAAGTCCTCAAGGAAATTGAAAAATGTATCGACCTCGCACCACTTCATAATCCTCCGAACCTTTTGGGGATTAAATCCATGATGGACATCCTACCTGGTGTTCCTCAGGTGGCAGTTTTCGATACCGCTTTTCATCAATCCATGCCTGCGCACTCCTATATGTATGCAATTCCTTATGAGTTGTATAAAAAATACGGGATTCGCCGCTACGGTTTTCATGGCACCTCCCACAAGTATGTTTCACGACGTGCCTGTGAGATTTTAGGCCTTGATTACAATAAAGCGAAAATCATTTCTTGCCACCTCGGTGGTGGGGCATCTATTGCCGCTATTGATGGCGGAAGATCAGTGGATACCTCTATGGGATTAACGCCTGTGGAAGGAATGATTATGGGCACAAGAGCTGGTGACCTCGATTTGGGCGTGCTGACCTTCATTATGAAAAAAGAAGACATCAGTGTAAACACGGCCAACACCTTGATTAACAAGCGATCGGGCGTATTGGGCATCACGGGTATCTCTTCAGACATGAGGGATATCGAGCTGGAGGCTTTCGAAAAAGGAAATGACCGCGCACAACTTGCCCTGGACATGTATGATTACCGTATTAAAAAATACATTGGTGGTTATGCAGTAGCTATGGGTGGGGTTGATGCCATCATCTTTACTGGTGGTGTTGGTGAAAATGGCGATGTTACCCGTGCGGGTGTTTGCCGTGGTCTTGAGTTTATGGGGGTTGATTTCGATCATGAAGTGAACAAATCCTTCAGAGCTGAAGAACGCATCATTACCAAGCCAGACTCCAAAGTGAAAGTGATGGTCGTGCCGACCAACGAGGAGCTTGTTATTGCTGAGGACTCTTACCGCCTGACGGTTGTTGAAGCGGTGGAAGCCTAA
- a CDS encoding 3-hydroxyacyl-CoA dehydrogenase family protein: MSEIRESIAEYGLNLSGAAPKHNIISNVGIVGCGFLGQAIAILCARRGFDVVFLELNEERVAQAIDGMSHALDLEIERWGLTESEKKSILSRVSGTMTYQDLAKSDIIIEAIKSRTREKCVPDRKSIFKKAEAVVSEECLIVTNSTTLVITELASELEHPERCASLHFIFPVEDAEIVEVARGLHTSDAAYQRVQRFATMLKKTVVPVVESPGIISTRLIAPMINEACSILMEGVATKEDIDITMRLGMGNSMGPFETADLFGIDRVIRWLDNLYNEFGNTRYKASPMLKKLMRAGKTGRSVGEGFYKYDKYGSKITE; encoded by the coding sequence ATGTCTGAAATTAGAGAATCTATCGCAGAATACGGCTTGAACCTTAGTGGTGCCGCTCCAAAACATAACATCATCTCCAATGTCGGTATCGTCGGCTGTGGCTTCTTGGGCCAGGCAATCGCGATTCTTTGTGCACGCAGGGGTTTCGATGTTGTCTTTCTTGAATTGAATGAGGAGCGTGTTGCTCAGGCGATTGACGGGATGTCTCATGCCTTGGATCTTGAGATTGAGCGCTGGGGATTAACCGAGTCTGAAAAGAAATCTATTCTTTCTCGCGTCTCAGGCACGATGACTTACCAGGATTTGGCCAAGAGCGATATCATTATCGAAGCGATCAAATCTCGTACGCGCGAAAAATGTGTACCAGACCGCAAGAGCATTTTCAAAAAAGCCGAAGCAGTGGTAAGCGAAGAATGCTTGATCGTTACCAACTCCACCACTTTGGTAATTACAGAGTTGGCTTCTGAGCTGGAACACCCTGAGCGTTGTGCTTCTTTGCACTTTATCTTCCCTGTGGAAGATGCTGAAATCGTGGAAGTGGCAAGAGGTCTTCATACTTCGGATGCTGCCTACCAACGTGTTCAGCGCTTTGCAACAATGCTGAAGAAAACAGTAGTTCCTGTAGTAGAATCTCCTGGAATTATCTCTACACGTTTGATCGCACCGATGATCAACGAAGCATGTTCTATTTTAATGGAAGGTGTAGCAACAAAAGAAGATATCGACATTACCATGCGTTTGGGTATGGGCAACTCTATGGGGCCATTCGAAACAGCCGATCTTTTCGGTATCGATCGTGTGATCCGCTGGTTGGACAACCTTTACAACGAATTTGGTAACACCCGATACAAAGCATCACCAATGCTTAAAAAATTAATGAGAGCAGGTAAAACTGGCCGTTCAGTGGGCGAAGGCTTTTACAAGTACGACAAGTACGGCTCTAAGATCACTGAATAA